A section of the Longibacter salinarum genome encodes:
- a CDS encoding PAS domain S-box protein encodes MTPLPPSVPSNSGRDHQRLVALRRYEILGTDEEAAFDRIVDLAARLLGMPMAGIHFVSDRCQWAKAQTGFQRKEVDLNTSFCARALDTESLLVVDDATVDPRFCENPFVTGAPGIRFYAGAALTTPNGIAIGRLCVLDTAPRPGGLTEDEQATLQQLADVIIDQLEYRAQPRHREEILESITDGFIAVDSEWTVTYLNQRAAEFVQRSSDEMIGEHLWEEFPEEKELIVYKRLQLALEELEAVQFESYSPSLEAWFDVKAYPLDKGGLSIYFDDITERHAREQQLKLMSCAVKDAAESVIITEGAPIDEPGPRIEYVNPAFEEMTGYSAEEVIGKTPRILQGPDTNRGILNRVRTCLEEGKPVTSITGLNYRKDGTPFWVEWSITPVRGDGGTVEHWVSVQRDITQRRELTETLREREEYLSVTLNSIGDAVISTDTSGRITEMNRVAEDLTGWTAEEADGHALREVVDLRDPATGKPVESSVGEVLESGDIVGMNNNRVLHDREEIERQIADSAAPIRSREGELLGVVLVFRDVTDAYQRRQALEEQRERLEMAIVGGRAGMWDWNMQTDATVYDERWAAILGYTLDELEYDNTFFERHTHPDDLQSVYDDIEAHARGELSYLDQEIRMRHKDGSWRWVLDRGKIVEWDEDGNPLRMVGTHVDITERKQAEEELRKSEERFDLAVRGSKDGLWDWDLKNGEVWYSDRFIELIGWPPDVFDQTLEAWKDVLHPDDVEPTMKAIEEHLHDRTPYDVEYRCRSKDGTYRWFQARGQAIWNEEGEPVRVAGSITDITERRRQISIEQRFGRLLEAVPSEIYVFDAETLEFVQTSRGARENLGYEADELAELTPLDLKPYDLETFEEVLAPLRSGEKEIVIFETTHQRKDGSSYPVQVRLQLNRGEVRPRFIAIVLDITERKERERELIQAKEQAEEMSRLKSSFLANMSHEIRTPLTAIIGFTEVLQDEIEGENYDLLSMIFQSGRRLERTLTSVLDLAQLESKTVEMKAETVDLTEEVREALSLFQKDAEDKGLRLEADVPGQPVMASTDRGAIHRVLANLISNAVKFTDDGGVRVGLHPADEHVCIEVEDTGIGIDEAFAEKIFHEFTQESEGYTRTYEGVGLGLHITHRLVDLLGGRITLESEKGKGSLFTITLPYEPEDNPCRMSADAGGAKNVSE; translated from the coding sequence ATGACGCCCCTTCCCCCGTCTGTCCCCTCGAACTCCGGTCGAGATCACCAACGTCTGGTCGCGCTACGCCGGTACGAGATTCTGGGGACGGATGAGGAGGCCGCATTCGATCGGATCGTTGATCTGGCGGCTCGGCTTCTGGGTATGCCGATGGCTGGGATTCATTTTGTCAGCGACCGCTGTCAATGGGCCAAGGCGCAGACGGGTTTTCAGAGGAAAGAGGTCGACCTCAACACATCATTCTGTGCACGTGCACTCGATACGGAGTCGCTGCTCGTTGTCGACGACGCAACAGTGGATCCTCGGTTTTGCGAAAATCCGTTCGTGACGGGGGCACCGGGAATTCGGTTTTACGCGGGAGCGGCGCTCACAACCCCGAACGGCATTGCCATTGGCCGTTTGTGTGTGCTGGACACCGCGCCCCGTCCGGGTGGCCTGACGGAGGACGAGCAAGCCACGCTGCAGCAGCTCGCGGATGTGATTATCGACCAGCTCGAATATCGTGCGCAGCCGCGTCACCGGGAAGAGATTCTCGAAAGCATTACGGATGGGTTCATTGCCGTCGATAGCGAGTGGACCGTCACGTACCTGAATCAGCGAGCCGCAGAATTCGTGCAGCGCTCGAGCGATGAAATGATCGGGGAGCATCTCTGGGAAGAGTTTCCCGAGGAAAAGGAATTGATCGTGTACAAGCGACTGCAGCTCGCCCTGGAGGAGCTTGAGGCGGTGCAGTTCGAATCGTACTCCCCGTCGCTTGAGGCCTGGTTTGACGTCAAGGCCTATCCATTGGACAAAGGCGGGCTCTCGATCTATTTCGACGATATCACCGAGCGTCATGCCCGGGAGCAGCAGCTAAAGCTCATGAGTTGCGCGGTCAAGGATGCTGCAGAGTCCGTGATCATAACGGAGGGAGCTCCAATTGACGAACCCGGGCCTCGGATTGAGTACGTCAACCCGGCATTCGAAGAGATGACCGGATATTCGGCTGAGGAAGTGATCGGCAAGACGCCTCGCATCTTGCAGGGTCCGGATACGAATCGCGGCATCCTGAATCGCGTCCGCACGTGTCTTGAGGAAGGGAAGCCTGTGACCAGCATCACCGGCCTCAACTACCGCAAGGACGGAACGCCCTTCTGGGTTGAGTGGAGCATTACGCCGGTGCGCGGCGACGGCGGGACGGTGGAGCACTGGGTATCCGTTCAGCGCGACATTACGCAGCGGCGCGAACTGACCGAGACGCTCCGCGAGCGCGAGGAATATCTGTCGGTCACACTTAACTCGATCGGCGATGCCGTCATCTCGACGGATACCTCCGGTCGTATCACGGAGATGAACCGTGTTGCCGAGGATCTCACTGGATGGACGGCGGAAGAGGCAGACGGGCATGCGTTGAGGGAGGTCGTGGACTTGCGTGATCCTGCAACTGGCAAACCGGTCGAAAGCTCGGTTGGCGAGGTGCTGGAAAGCGGTGACATCGTGGGGATGAACAACAACCGGGTTCTCCACGACCGGGAAGAGATCGAACGACAGATTGCCGACAGCGCGGCCCCCATTCGGTCGCGTGAGGGCGAGTTGCTCGGCGTCGTGCTCGTTTTTCGCGACGTGACCGACGCCTACCAGCGTCGGCAGGCGCTGGAAGAGCAGCGTGAGCGGCTGGAGATGGCTATTGTCGGTGGTCGCGCGGGAATGTGGGACTGGAATATGCAGACCGATGCAACGGTCTACGACGAGCGCTGGGCCGCCATCCTCGGGTACACGCTCGACGAACTGGAGTACGATAACACGTTTTTCGAGCGGCACACTCATCCGGACGATCTGCAGTCCGTCTACGACGACATTGAAGCCCACGCCAGGGGCGAGCTTTCGTATCTCGACCAGGAGATCCGTATGCGCCACAAGGACGGCTCATGGCGTTGGGTACTCGACCGGGGGAAGATCGTAGAGTGGGACGAGGATGGCAACCCGCTACGGATGGTCGGAACGCACGTCGACATCACGGAGCGAAAACAGGCGGAAGAGGAGCTCCGCAAGAGCGAAGAGCGGTTTGATCTCGCCGTGCGCGGCTCCAAGGACGGTCTGTGGGACTGGGACCTGAAGAATGGCGAGGTCTGGTATTCGGATCGGTTTATCGAGCTCATCGGGTGGCCGCCCGACGTGTTTGATCAGACGCTTGAGGCGTGGAAGGACGTGTTGCATCCTGATGATGTTGAGCCGACCATGAAGGCGATTGAGGAGCATCTGCACGACCGTACGCCGTACGATGTCGAATATCGGTGCCGGTCGAAGGACGGGACGTACCGCTGGTTTCAGGCGCGCGGTCAGGCGATCTGGAACGAGGAGGGTGAGCCCGTCCGTGTGGCGGGATCCATCACCGACATCACGGAGCGCAGGCGTCAGATTTCCATCGAGCAGCGGTTCGGTCGGCTTCTGGAGGCGGTGCCCAGCGAAATCTACGTCTTCGACGCCGAAACACTCGAGTTCGTGCAGACGAGCCGAGGGGCCCGCGAAAACCTCGGGTACGAGGCCGACGAGCTCGCCGAACTCACGCCGCTGGACCTCAAACCTTACGATCTGGAGACCTTCGAAGAGGTTCTGGCACCGCTCCGGTCGGGAGAGAAAGAGATCGTTATTTTTGAAACCACGCATCAGCGCAAGGACGGGAGCTCCTATCCGGTCCAGGTCCGGTTGCAGTTGAACCGCGGCGAGGTGCGACCTCGATTCATCGCGATCGTTCTGGACATTACTGAGCGCAAAGAGCGAGAGCGAGAACTCATCCAGGCGAAGGAGCAGGCCGAAGAGATGAGCCGCCTGAAGTCGTCGTTCCTCGCCAACATGAGTCACGAGATCCGCACGCCGCTCACGGCGATCATCGGGTTCACCGAGGTGCTGCAGGACGAGATTGAGGGAGAGAATTACGATCTGCTGTCGATGATCTTCCAGAGCGGCCGCCGCCTCGAGCGCACGCTGACGTCCGTCTTGGATCTCGCTCAGCTTGAAAGTAAGACCGTCGAGATGAAAGCCGAGACGGTCGACCTGACGGAGGAGGTGCGCGAGGCGTTGTCTCTTTTTCAGAAGGATGCGGAGGACAAAGGGTTGCGTCTGGAAGCCGACGTGCCGGGCCAGCCCGTCATGGCCTCGACCGACCGTGGGGCGATCCACCGCGTTCTGGCAAATCTAATCTCCAACGCCGTCAAATTTACCGACGACGGAGGCGTTCGTGTCGGACTCCACCCCGCAGACGAGCACGTCTGCATCGAGGTGGAGGACACCGGTATTGGCATTGACGAGGCGTTTGCGGAGAAGATCTTCCACGAGTTTACGCAGGAGTCGGAGGGCTACACGCGAACCTACGAGGGCGTCGGGCTGGGCCTTCACATCACGCACCGACTGGTCGATTTGCTGGGTGGACGGATTACCCTGGAGAGCGAGAAGGGCAAGGGCAGCCTCTTCACGATCACGCTCCCCTATGAGCCCGAAGACAACCCTTGCCGAATGTCGGCGGATGCGGGCGGGGCGAAGAACGTTTCGGAGTAA
- a CDS encoding peroxiredoxin family protein encodes MSIWSTQYVRIIALTAVVVLIGGVYVFLPDSAPDRSSSESESPPVTSTRASGANGSQHPLQSQKAPDFALERMNGETFRLSEHRGEVVVVNFWATWCPPCRMEIPGFIKLQKEFRDQGLTFVGISLDKGGFGAVRPYAEEMAINYPLVMGESSVVQKYGGVRGLPTTFVIDAEGDIAFARPGYLPEKQLRARLKPLLNEASSAGS; translated from the coding sequence ATGTCTATCTGGAGCACGCAGTACGTTCGCATCATTGCACTCACTGCCGTCGTCGTTCTCATCGGCGGAGTGTACGTCTTTCTCCCCGATTCAGCACCGGACCGTTCGTCCTCAGAATCGGAGAGCCCACCCGTAACGTCGACTCGGGCTTCGGGCGCAAACGGCTCGCAGCATCCTTTGCAGTCGCAGAAGGCCCCGGATTTTGCCCTCGAACGAATGAACGGGGAGACGTTTCGCCTGTCTGAGCACCGCGGCGAGGTCGTCGTCGTGAACTTCTGGGCGACGTGGTGTCCACCGTGTCGGATGGAGATCCCGGGCTTCATCAAGCTGCAGAAAGAGTTTCGCGATCAGGGACTCACGTTCGTCGGCATCTCGCTCGATAAAGGTGGATTTGGAGCGGTGCGCCCCTACGCCGAGGAGATGGCGATCAACTACCCGCTCGTCATGGGCGAGTCCAGCGTCGTACAAAAATATGGCGGCGTACGTGGGCTGCCGACGACCTTTGTTATCGACGCGGAGGGCGACATTGCCTTTGCTCGCCCGGGCTATCTGCCCGAGAAGCAGCTGCGGGCGCGACTCAAGCCACTTCTGAACGAGGCCAGCAGTGCGGGCTCCTGA